The DNA region caatgagctagcaataatgtaattcaaattcacatttaaCGAGAATTGAAACTAAGAATTAGAAGTAAAAAgtaataccactagaccgtaatattaagttGCAATAGTGaagataaattattattatttttatgtccAAACTTAGTAGAAAGAAACTCATTGTGGTTGACTCATTGACTTTCCGACCATTTTACATAGATTTCTCTCTTTCAAATTTTATGGAATTACAATTTTTTGGGGATAGTGCTAGGAAACCACCTAGtaaaaagaaaatcattttcGTTGACTCATTTGACTTCCCGACCATTTTATAGAGTTTTTActttcaaattttataaaattatatatattttttataataatgtttttttttttgttgaaatttttttataataatgttaaggaaatcaaaattttaaactaaatttgtaagttaaatgatatgttattaattaaaaacatcaCGTTAATCGACATTTAATGAATGATCTAATCATCTACAACTACaacataatttataaatttaacttaaaaaatttagttttcttCTTGGTTTTGGTCAAGTGAACATTCCattaatatttctttaaaacaaacaaacaaaaaaacacaagGGAACAAAACAAGGCCCTAAAAACAGAGACCAGGcccaaacagaaacaaagcTCAAAGAACAACAAAACCCCAGCAGCAGAGAAGCTGTTGGAGTCCTCGTCCTCATCGCCGCACTGGTAGCTGACCATCTGCTGTGGATACTGTCCCTGTCAGATGTCAatggctgcttcttcttcttcctcttcctcgtgGAAGTACGACGTCTTCCTGAATTTCAGAGGCGAAGACACTCGCAAGATCTTCGTCGGCCATCTCTACAGAGCTCTGGATCAGAAAGCAATCAACACCTTCATCGATGCGGAAAAGCTCAGAAAAGGCAACGACCTTTCGGAACTCCTTTCAGCCATCGAAGAGTCAAGGATTTCGATCGTGGTTTTCTCCCAGAACTACGCTTCTTCGACGTGGTGCTTGAAAGAACTGGTCAAAATCCTGGCCTGCATGGATACAAAGAAGCATATAGTGGTGCCGATCTTCTACCAAGTCGATCCGTCTGAAGTTCGTAAGCTCAAGAGAAGTTTTGCAGAAGCTTTTGATCAACACGAACGCGAATCGAGTGCCGAAATGGAAGAGGTGAAGAGCTGGAGGTCCGCACTAACCAGAGCCACCAATTTATCCGGATGGGATTCGCGAAAATACGAGTAATTACTGTTCGATTATATTCTTAATTACTTTTGAATTGGGATTTTTATAGCATTTAGTTTAATTCGGTGCTGTTTTTTCATATTACACAGGGATGATGCCAAGCTTATTGAGGAAATTGTGGATGACATATTTAAGAGATATATCCAAGTCTCGTCAAGCAAAGATAATGGCTTGGTTGGAATGGATTACCACATAGATGCAGTGAATTCACTATTACGTCCTGGGGTGGATGATGTTTTCACTGTTGGAATATGGGGTATGGGAGGAATAGGCAAAACCACCATCGCTGGCGCTGTTTACGATGAAATCGCTTGTCAATTTGAAGCTTGCTGCTTTCTCGAAAATGTCAAGGAAGGCTTCTCGAAGAATGGTGCAGTACATATGCAGGAAGTGCTTCTTTCTAGAATCTTGAAGGAAAAGGTGCAGAGTTTAGGCACGTTAGATCGAGGTTCCAGAGTGATAATGGAAAGGCTACAAAGGAAAAAAgttttcattgttcttgatgacgTTGATGAATTATCCCAAATCGAAGCCTTACTTGGAAAGCAGCATTCATTTGGTGGTGGAAGTCGGgtcattataacaactagagaTAAACAATTATTAAGTGGAGCTGGTGCTGTATATAAGCCCGAGAACTTAAGTGAGCCAGAAGCTCTTAAACTCTTCTACCAGTATGCCTTCAGAACAATCCAACCCACCCGAAATTATGGTCAGCTCTCAAGGCGTGCCATACAATATGCTCAAGGTCTGCCTTTAGCACTCAAAGTGTTGGGAGCTTTTCTTGATAACAAAACTGTGCCCGAGTGGGTAGATGAGTtggaaaaaataaggaaaatcccGCAAAAGGGAATTCATAATGTGCTTAAAACGAGCTTTGATGGACTAGATGAGTCAGACAAGGACATCTTTCTAGATATTGCATGTTTCTTGAAAGGAATGGATATAGACAGTGCAAAAAAAAGTCTGGACAGTTGTGGCTTATATCCCCATCGTGGAATAAGAGTTCTAATCGACCGAGCTCTCATATCTGTGTCAAAGTGGGGGGAACTGGTGATGCATGATTTACTAGAGGAAATGGGTCGGGAAATCGTTCGCCAAGAATGTATCAAAGAGCCTGGGAGAAGAAGTAGGTTGTGGAGTTATGAAGATGTTCGTCATGTGCTGACTCAAAAAACAGTGAGATATCTTTCTCTTATGCAATGTTTCGTAGAAAGCTTCAGCTTTCGACGAAAATCTATTTTATAGCAAACATGCATTGTTTATAATATTCAATAAGGTTCTTTGTGTTTTCCTTCACTTTAATTTACATTGTTGGTTTATCCAGGCTACAGAAGCAATTGAAGGCATAATCCTGGATTCAGCAATCTTTAAAGAGAGATGCTCAAATACTGAAGCATTTGTTAGTATGACAAAACTAAGACTGCTCATGATACGTGATGGTTACTTTGACGAATATGGGTTTGTATCCGAGGATTCATTTGACAGTCAAACTTCAACTGAAGCAGAAGATGAGCTTGCATTCGGGGATTCATTTGACAATCGAGCTCCACATGATTGCTTCATAAAACACTGGATTGCGGACTTAAAGTTCCAAAGTTCTCAGTTGAGGTGTCTCATCTGGCGTGGTTGCCCCCTCAAGTCTTGGCCATCCAACTTCCAGTTCAAGAATCTTGTAAACCTTGACATGAGCAATAGTCGCATCGAACGACTTTGGAAGGGAGCTGAggtatgatttttcatttacgtaaatatatttattttcaatgtttagGTTCTGAGATGTGTTGTGCATGTTTTCTTGGACTTTTTAACAGCCTCTGGAAAAGTTGAAATCTATCAACTTAAGTGATTGTGGATACCTTAAGAAAACCCCCGACTTCACAAAGGCTACAAGTCTTGAGgaactaaattttgaaggttGTACAGGGTTATATGAGGTTGACCCATCTATTTCAGCTCTGAAAAGCCTTGCTATATTGAATCTAGGAGGCTGTGAAGAACTCAAGAGCCTGCCGAGCAGTATTCATATGGGATCTCTTCAAACCCTTAATCTTTTTGGTTGCTCAAACCTTGAGAAGTTTCCAGATATTTCAGATGTTATGGAGAATCTATCAGAGTTATATTTACAATGGACTGCCATTAAAGAACTGCCTTCGTCAATTAATAAACTCACATGCCTTACTCTCTTGGACCTACGAGGCTGTCGAGAACTCAAAAGTCTGCCGAGCAGTATTCATATGGGATCTCTTCAAACCCTTAAGCTTTCTGGTTGCTCAAACCTTGAGATGTTTCCAAATATTTCGGGTGTTATGGAGAAGCTATCACAGCTTCATTTAGATGAGACGGCAATTAAAGAACTTCCCTCCTCAATCAATAGTCTCACGGGCCTTACTGTTTTGAACCTATCTAGGTGTCGAAAACTCAAGAGCCTGCCGAGCAACATTCATATGGGATCTCTTCAAACCCTTATTCTTTCTGGTTGCTCAATGCTTGAGAAGTTTCCAGATATTTCAGATGTTATGGAAAAGCTATCAGAGCTTTATTTAGATGAGACTGCAATTAAAGAACTGCATTCGTCAATTAATAAACTGACAGGCCTTACTGTTTTGAACCTATTTGGGTGTCGAGAACTCAAGAGTCTGCCGAGCAGCATTCATATGGGATCTCTTCAAACCCTTATTCTTTCTGGTTGCTCAATGCTTGAGAAGTTTCCAGATATTTCAGATGTTATGGAGAAGCTATCACAGCTTCATTTAGATGAGACGGCAATTAAAGAACTTCCCTCCTCAATCGATAGTCTCACGGGCCTTACTGTTTTGAACCTATCTAGGTGTCGAAAACTCAAGAGCCTGCCGAGCAACATTCATATGGGATCTCTTCAAACCCTTATTCTTTCTGGTTGCTCAATGCTTGAGAAGTTTCCAGATATTTCAGATGTTATGGAAAAGCTATCAGAGCTTTATTTAGATGAGACTGCAATTAAAGAACTGCATTCGTCAATTAATAAACTGACAGGCCTTACTGTTTTGAACCTATTTGGGTGTCGAGAACTCAAGAGTCTGCCGAGCAGTATTCATATGGGATCTCTTCAAACCCTTAATCTTTCTGGTTGCTCAAACCTTGAGATGTTTCCAAATATTTCGGGTGTTATGGAGAAGCTATCAAAGCTTCATTTAGATGAGACGGCAATTAAAGAACTTCCCAATCAATAGTCTCACGGGCCTTACTATTTTGAGCCTAAGAGGCTGTCGAGAACTCAAGAGCCTGCCGAGTCTGCCAAGCAGCATTCAAATGGGATCTCTTCAAACCCTTATTCTTTCGGGTTGCTCTATGCTTGAGAAGTTTCCAGATATTTCAGATGTTATGGAGAAGCTATCAGAGCTTTATTTAGACGAGACTGCAATTAAAGAACTGCATTCGTCAATTAATAAACTCACGAGCCTTACTATTTTGAACCTAAGAGGCTGTCGAGAACTCAAGAGCATGCCAAGCAGCATTCATATGGGATCTCTTCAAACCTTTAATCTTTCTGGTTGCTCAGACCTTGAGAAGTTTCCAGATATTTCAGGTGTTATGGAGAAGCTATCAGAGCTTTATTTAGACGAGACTGCCATTAGAGAACTGCCTTCGTCAATTAATAAACTCACAGGCCTCACTGTTTTGGACCTATCTCGGTGTCAAGAACTCAAGAGCCTGCCGAGCAGCATTCATATGGGATCTCTTCGAACTCTTATTCTTTCAGGTTGCTCAATGCTTGAGAAGTTTCCAGATATTTCAGATGTTATGGAGAATCTATTAGAGTTATATTTTGATGGGACTGACATTAAAGAACTGCCTTCGTCAATTAATAAACTCACGGGCCTTACTGTTTTGAACCTATCTGGGTGTCAAGAACTCAAGAGCCTGCCGAGCAGCATTCATATGGGATCTCTTCAAACCCTTATTCTTTCGGGTTGCTCAATGCTTGAGAAGTTTCCAGATATTTCAGATGTTATGAAGAAACTATCAAGGTTATATTTAGATGGGACTGCCATTAAAGAACTGCCTTCGTCAATTAGTAAACTCACTGGCCTTACTGTTTTGGACCTATCTGGGTGTCAAGAACTCAAGAGCCTGCCGAGAAGCATTCATATGGGATCTCTTCAAACCCTTAATCTTTCTGGTTGCTCAAAACTTTGAGAAGTTTCCTGATATTTCAGATTTTTTGGGGAAGCTATCAAAGTTATATTTAGATGGGACTGCAATTAAAGAACTGCcttcttcaatttgaaatctTCCTGGGCTTGTTACGTTGAACCTAAGAGATTGCAAAAAACTCAAGTCTACCAAGCAGCATTTGTGATCTCAAGTCCCTACACTATCTTAGTCTCTCTGGTTGCCCAAAGTTTGAGGTGTTGGAATTATTGGGTATTGCTCATTTATCATTATTGAATACATTAGAACTCAGCAGAACAATTTTGAGAGCTTGCCTGCAGAAATGAATTGGCTTCATTGGTTAACAAGTCTCAAATTGGAAGGTTGCAAGGGACTGAAATCAATACCAGAGATTTCATCAACTATAAGGTTCATAGATGCCCATGATTGCACAGCTTTGGAATCTGTTTCAACACCAAGCAAGTTTTTTCCCAAGAATCTTTACTTGACATTTTCAAACTGCTTCCAGCTGGTGCAAAATCTATTTGAAGATGTTGTGGAAGCTCatcaggtctctctctctctctctctctctctctctctctctctctctctacgtgCAAAAGTACGAAACATATCTAATGCAAGTCCAGTTTACCTTTGTTTTCATTCTGCAGGGTAATCTGCAACCTCTTTCCTTGTTTATGTATCTTCCTGGAAGTAAACTTTCAGATTGGTTCAGCCATCAGTGTAGCAGATCTTCTGTAACTGTGCATCTACCACAGTCTAGGATCATAAGATTTTAGGATTCGCTGTGTGCGGTGTTACCAAGTTCAAGTATGCACATTATGCATCTGATCTATCTGCTCTgtgtttttgtaccttcaaAGGAGAGCATGCATGGCGAGCGCGGTTTCTGCTTTGATTTGCTTGATTTGAGCATCACAAGAGGCAGGTTACTTGAGTCAGATTATGTGATTCTGGGGCACCAGTTCAGCAGCATCGCGTCAGAAGGAGTGGAGTTCGTCTCTTTTATGCCAACTGTGAGGGGGTGCATAATCTCTTTTACGCCAATTGTGAAAGGAAGCTAATTGTAAGCCCGTGTGGTCCCTTTTATCCCAAATTTGAGGTGGTGCGTTATTGAAGCATGATACAGCCGGATCAATTCCACTTTCAAGAACAACACTATCATCATGAGAATTCTGAAGCCGAACTTCGTGCTTTTGGAAAATCACTGGTAAGAGTTGCTCATTCTGAGAGGAACCGTGAGGGGTGTTGCTATAACGAGGGTGAACAAATTGGAAGTGATACCTCTGACGCAGAGGATTTGTATTCTAAAagattggtacttcctgatgggGCAAGGGAAAACTGAAGAGAACAATCCCTCTGTGTTGGATTTGATGGCTCAGTTCTGTTGGGTCTCGACCCTTTCTACGCGGACCTAAACCCAAACTTATGTGGCTCTTTAGTTGGCATATGCGGATCACATGCTAGGTCTTTTTAGTGCTCGTATATAAAGCCTCGCATTGTGCAATTTGGATGAGACGGTGGGACATGGGAatagaagcagcagcagcactaGTGTAAAGGAAAGAGAAGAGCCGACACCCAATGGAAGAGAGAAATAAAATGGGGAGCTGCTGCGTTTAAAGTTCTGTAAGAGTGAAACCAGTCAGAGATTGTTGTAGTTGTAGAGAgacaaatattttgtttgtaaTTCGTTTTTTTCCCTCTTCTATTTGAAAGTGTTTCTGGGTGTATTTTGGGTTTGAGTTTGAGAGCACTCTTTAtaatcttcttttccttttgtttattagtgGACCTTCCTTGCTGTCCCCGAACTGGATGTAGGCTTACGCTGAACCAATATAAATCTTTGTGTCATTTTTAATTGTTTGTTTTGTCATATTTTTCAGTATTAGTTTATTAGTTTCAAATTAGTGTTTCCGCACAACACACTGAACCCAGTGAAGGTGGAAAGGAGCTTCTTGTATTTGGAATTGCCAATTCAGATAATGTGAGTGATCCAATTTGACATTGACAGAGGTTGAGATGAGCTTGTTGTAATGTTAGTACAAAATTAGAACAAGAGAAATGACTCGATgtgctgaaattgaaaatttcagTTGCAACGCATTTATGTTGCTCATGCAAACAAGATTAATTAGattaattaagtttttaattgcCCAATTCTGTTCCATATGAATTTAGAAATTAGAATATCACTTTGTAGAGCTGTAATAACCATGCAGCCTCAAGACATAAGTAGCAAGTACCCTTAATTACTCTTCCGGATGTCTCAGGTTCGTGTTGACATAAACgatagatttttcagtgtgcttGGCGTACAACTTGGTACACCAAGTTTTATAATATAATTGGTTGGAAgcttgaaattatttttttaacgaATTGTATGATTACTTGGTGTACCGAACAATGTGCCGGCCTCACAAAAAAACTTCTCGACATGAACACAACCCAAAGGCGTCACTATTAGCTACTGATAAGAATACAAAGTTTACATGAAAGAAAAAGGTTAAACTATCATTTCACGTTCAACTTAAATAATTACACACGAGTTATCTAGTTATGCAATTGTGTAAGCGTGCTAAAGTGTATGTCACTTTCGAATTAGGTGGGTTGGATGGGAACACAAACTCTTATTAACCATGATAAATGGGTTAGCACGATTATGCCCAACCcaaacaaatttattttttgttcttttcaagTCGGAATCTGCCTAAAATTGTTACCTCTACTCTTTCTTGGCACACCCAAATTCGAACAAAAACAATGAAATGTACATCCGaacaaaaatacaataaaaggttcatcatacaacaactttcatatttttaatagaaaacgCGCATTATCCTCGTCATACATATGAAAGATTTCAGAGTAGTACCATTAATAATGTGACAGTAGTTTAGAAGCCAAACGATGCTATTAGACATGACACATATGTGAGAAGCTGACACTTACCTCGAGGATATTTCCAATCACTCTAACTCATTTTTCATATGAATAGCGAGATCGGAATATATTTCCGATTTACAAAGAAGTTATTGGGTTGGGTATGCAGATGAAGATTCAACATAGTTGAACGATATCGCGTAGTGtagaatatcattttttttttgtttggttacaCTAGGTGCATTTGCCTttttatttcaataaaatttcaCCTCGCACAATCGAGGGTTCtttaacaaaaaggaaaagtgtAGATGTATAGAATAtcatttatactaaaaaaaacatattcatACAAATTATACTCATGAGATTTGCAGTTGGCGCATTACTACAGTgacgaaaaataataatacgTATACACTTTGATGCGAATTCGATCCTTATGAATTTGTTGTGAATTCGATCCTTATAGATTTTCCTCTTCTTTAATAACTAATTACCTAAACCACCAACGTTGCTCTActgtaaaaattaataataaataaaaggaaggGTCATTTAAGATTTGCTGAGTTTCAAAACCAGATTAGTGTACTTTACGTGATGATCTAATTTGCATTGCCTCATTGACTTCGTGTCGGTCAGACCATTTTCCGGTGATCCAATTTGTAGTTCAGTTGGGTTAGCAGCTCAATCATAAGCGAGTCGTCGAGGCTTTCGATCGTGGTTTTCTCCCAGAACTACGCTTATTCGACGTGGTGCTTGAAAGAACTGGTCAAAATCCTGGCGTGCATGGACGCAAAGAAGCAGATAGTGGTGCCGATTTTCTACCAAATTGATCCATCTGAAGTTCGTAAGCTCAAGATAAGTTTTGCAGAGCTTTTCCTCAAAACGAACGCGAATCGAATGCCGAAATGAAAGAGGTGGAGAGCTGGAGGTCCGCGCTAACCAGAGCCGCCAATTTATCCGCTGGGATTCGCGAAAATACGAGTAATTTGGATCAATACCGTCATGAACAGCTTATGCTGCTGAATTCTAATCACGATGGCTTCACCCTTACAAACTAAACTCATGAAATGGGATTTTCTTTTgacgaaaaataaaaataaataaataataataatgctgGCGGGCCGTGGGCCTATTTGGACTCATTCTGATGGgccttttaaaaatttaaaaccagGTCAGTCCAATTGGTATTTGAATTTTCCAATACGTTGAAGAATTATTTTAGGATGGTGTTATCCAGacaatcatttttcttttcacacattttttttcgatttttgacaGTTGAATCGAATAAtttgaagaatatcaaatgacaaaattaaTAAGAATATGTGAGAGGGAAAAAATATGTGTGAATATATCTACCCTTATTTTATTACTAgcctttttcttttgcatttgattttttttggatactttattctttttaaaaaaaaaattggcttaattttatatttagaatAAATTCAACATAAAAAGCCATTAACTTCTCAGTAAGAAGCGGTTATTTCTTAGCAATTTTTTAATTACtaaacttttatttaaaatttactaGAATATAGCCATGCACAAAGTGTGTGTgaatttaatgtttttttttttaaggagagCAGAAGAGAGCAAAAGAGTGAGAGAGAATGTGAGAGTGGGAAGGgaggattattattattatttttaaaattaaaggcGCCGGCATCCCACACGACTCACGCGCCGCGGTACACCAGTACTCGCCTTCCTCGCGAAGGTCATAATTTTGCTGGTTTTCATCCTAACTTCCAAGGCTAATTTCTAACTCCATACTTAACCAAATTCAATGATTCACAAGCCAACTAGAAACTAGGAATGTGGGAAAAATGTTTATACTATTTCGGGGTCCAATCGTGGCCGGAGTTGAACGGGGAAACAACCTAAAAGTGGCCTGATGGTCACAACCAAACTTTccaaaattttggaaacttcTTCCCAActttcatagctagtttctaaTTCAATTCTTAACCAAACTTGATGATTAAAAATCCATAATGAAGTTAGAAATCTAGAGAAGAGAGTCATACCCTTAGGAGGCCCAACAGAGATCGGAGTTggccgaaaatttggtttgaaaaTGGTCAAATGGTCACGGGTCTTATTTTCTGGAAATCTGGGAAATTTTTCCCAGGTTGCTTCCTAATTACGATGGTGTTATGGCGAAACTCGCTAGAGAAGGCAGTGAGTGGTGGCGCTTTTTGTTGAActggcagagagagagagttgacagagatgagagagaagaCACGAGAAAGTTCTCGAGGGAGAGATCACggagaggaaaagaaaagggcACCAGAAATGGGGTGCCACGTGTCAGTCATGTGGTGTCCAAAGTGGAGAAATATTTCCATTTGTGAACTTACCAAAATACCCTTACATTTTGAATTCCATAATATCCCCGTTTTTGCTTCAAATTCAAATCCGAGTACTTTATCCGCTAACCAGAGCCGCCAATTTATTCGCTGGGATTCGCAAAAATACGAGTGAACTTaccaaaatacccttgcagGAACCTCTTTCAACGATTCATCAAAATTGGGTCTGTAAGTATAATTCATCAGCCATGTATTTTTGTATGCTTGCTTCTTTATGTAACCATAAAATAAAGTGATTTATTTATGATAAAAAATAtgccttttgttaaagtttGGAAACATAGATCAGGGATTAAGGTCGCTTTATTAACTGTGATTATATTTCTTAGCCAGTTAGACGGTTGTTGgagtatgtggccaagtggccaacttttggctataaaaaattataaagaaaaaaaaagcaaaggacaacatgattatgtttccttgttttatgGCTTGTTTTATGGCTTGTTTTGTGGCTTTTTCAAAGCCATAATATGTTTGGTTTcggagaagaaaagagaagaggatgagtgcactaattttcagttttagtagcccatctttgagagagcaaagagagatgcagagagcagaaaactgagagcagaaagagaagaaagaaaggtgatttctttctttgttggtactcactcaatcaaaattgtatttgtgtattagctttgagctttgtatagagaggaaattattcactatatttccctctctatttgtttctttggtgagtgagagttattgggtgtattgggttatttgggttgtgagattgccaacactttgtaaactcccatttggttgatagtggattattgggtgagctcttACTGCttcgaggacgtactccagttacactgactgttgaggaatctcgttaaaatcttggtgtctttaatattttgttcttgcctttcatttgataaatttcctgtgggttagcttgagttggttccaacgggtttggtgctatcctagcacaacatagATTTCATATGTCACACTCACACTTCTGTCTAGCCAATTTCTCCAGTTATTGGTAGAGGACATGTTAACAGAGCTTGACCGAATTAAATTTAATATGTTGATTATTTCTTTAATTGATCATTTCCAATGTTACAATATACAAGTATTTATAAGAAGGAACCCTATAATTGACTCCTATGATTTATACAATTGATACAAAATAGGAAagtaaataaggaaaactagtgaaaagggcttgaaaactttgagttttaacgataaagataaaataaagggtaaattgaatagtaccaggattgactttttagtgtaaaaatatggtttttcgttaaagtgaacaatactgggagcttttcgttaaagttcccaagtAAATATCTAGCTAATTGCTACAATCAACACTAAGTAAAAAGGTAATCATTCCAACATATTTGCTCAAATCAACGTTGATTGTATGTTAATCTAGGCAAATATCTTGTATGATTGTTAACTTTCTCAACACTCCTcctcaagttggagagtgaATATCATGAACATCCAACTTGCCCaacaaagaacaaaagcgtTCCTTGCCTAAGGCCTTGGTAAAGATGTTTGCCAACTATGATGTGGATGGAACAAATCCGGTGACGATCTTTCCTTCCATAATCTTATCTcggacaaaatgacaatcaatcTTTATATGTCTTGTTCGTTCATGAAACACGGAATTGGCGGCAATATGGAGGGCTGCTTGGTGATCACAAAATAGGGTGGCTGGGCCTTGATTTTTAATCCTCAAATCAGGAAACAAGTTTTGCAGCCATGCTAGTTCACAACACATTGCTGCCATAGGTTGGTACTCTGCTTCGGCTGACGACAAAAATGTTGAGAAAAAAacttagagtacacaactctaacacaagtgttggaaagacaacacaagtaaataaattacttgatatccacacaccctattttacttctcacacaccccttgataatttatgtccgttgatcttcttcaaatcatccgatctgacggccgaaaattaaaaaagtgtgtgagaagtaaaataaagtgtgtggatatcacacccctactCAAGGACACTCTTTTAGAAGCTATGACACTCACTCTTTTTAGAGACAAACTCTAGACCACTCACACTCCTACAAGACTACTTttacttctcactctcacttggttgGTTGCTTGCTTGATTCTTACTGGATTGATTGGTTCAAATACACCTATcttatatttataggcttgCTAACCGACTTACCTAGTCGGTGAAATTGGATTCTTCCATTTTAACCACATGTTTTGTGATGGTTCTAGGCTTTTCTACAAACCATTTTTCTAGATTTTCTTAGTCTAAGGGCGGTGGACTTAggcttttccatccaaatacCAATTGTTgcattttgctagagttttcTAGCATCTTTGCATTTA from Malus domestica chromosome 01, GDT2T_hap1 includes:
- the LOC103417856 gene encoding disease resistance protein RPV1-like; the protein is MSMAASSSSSSSWKYDVFLNFRGEDTRKIFVGHLYRALDQKAINTFIDAEKLRKGNDLSELLSAIEESRISIVVFSQNYASSTWCLKELVKILACMDTKKHIVVPIFYQVDPSEVRKLKRSFAEAFDQHERESSAEMEEVKSWRSALTRATNLSGWDSRKYEDDAKLIEEIVDDIFKRYIQVSSSKDNGLVGMDYHIDAVNSLLRPGVDDVFTVGIWGMGGIGKTTIAGAVYDEIACQFEACCFLENVKEGFSKNGAVHMQEVLLSRILKEKVQSLGTLDRGSRVIMERLQRKKVFIVLDDVDELSQIEALLGKQHSFGGGSRVIITTRDKQLLSGAGAVYKPENLSEPEALKLFYQYAFRTIQPTRNYGQLSRRAIQYAQGLPLALKVLGAFLDNKTVPEWVDELEKIRKIPQKGIHNVLKTSFDGLDESDKDIFLDIACFLKGMDIDSAKKSLDSCGLYPHRGIRVLIDRALISVSKWGELVMHDLLEEMGREIVRQECIKEPGRRSRLWSYEDVRHVLTQKTATEAIEGIILDSAIFKERCSNTEAFVSMTKLRLLMIRDGYFDEYGFVSEDSFDSQTSTEAEDELAFGDSFDNRAPHDCFIKHWIADLKFQSSQLRCLIWRGCPLKSWPSNFQFKNLVNLDMSNSRIERLWKGAEPLEKLKSINLSDCGYLKKTPDFTKATSLEELNFEGCTGLYEVDPSISALKSLAILNLGGCEELKSLPSSIHMGSLQTLNLFGCSNLEKFPDISDVMENLSELYLQWTAIKELPSSINKLTCLTLLDLRGCRELKSLPSSIHMGSLQTLKLSGCSNLEMFPNISGVMEKLSQLHLDETAIKELPSSINSLTGLTVLNLSRCRKLKSLPSNIHMGSLQTLILSGCSMLEKFPDISDVMEKLSELYLDETAIKELHSSINKLTGLTVLNLFGCRELKSLPSSIHMGSLQTLILSGCSMLEKFPDISDVMEKLSQLHLDETAIKELPSSIDSLTGLTVLNLSRCRKLKSLPSNIHMGSLQTLILSGCSMLEKFPDISDVMEKLSELYLDETAIKELHSSINKLTGLTVLNLFGCRELKSLPSSIHMGSLQTLNLSGCSNLEMFPNISGVMEKLSKLHLDETAIKELPNQ